In one Nocardia tengchongensis genomic region, the following are encoded:
- a CDS encoding SRPBCC family protein: MVRNVHSRVIAADARAVGRLLDTLATDEDRLWPVRRWPAMLFDRPLGVGASGGHGPIRYTCVKYVPGQEVVFRFRRPLGFDGTHRFVVEQVDATHTRLTHELVMRTHGADRFTWPLVWRWLHDACLEDSLDLAENTLVPGTPPRNHHSGYVRFLRSRVHRTEIQDRAILAGEPQ; encoded by the coding sequence ATGGTGCGAAATGTGCACAGTCGGGTGATCGCGGCCGATGCCCGAGCAGTCGGGCGGCTGCTCGACACGCTGGCGACCGATGAGGACCGGCTGTGGCCGGTGCGCCGATGGCCCGCAATGCTTTTCGATCGGCCGCTCGGGGTCGGCGCGTCCGGCGGGCACGGGCCCATCCGCTACACCTGCGTGAAATACGTTCCGGGACAGGAAGTGGTGTTCCGCTTCCGTCGTCCACTCGGCTTCGACGGAACACACCGATTCGTCGTCGAGCAGGTCGATGCCACGCATACCCGCCTGACCCACGAGCTGGTGATGCGGACGCACGGCGCGGACCGGTTCACCTGGCCGCTGGTGTGGCGATGGCTGCACGACGCCTGCCTGGAGGACTCCTTGGATCTCGCCGAGAACACGCTGGTTCCGGGCACGCCGCCGCGCAATCACCACAGCGGATATGTCCGTTTCCTGCGAAGTCGGGTGCACCGCACCGAGATCCAGGACCGGGCGATCCTCGCGGGAGAACCCCAATGA
- a CDS encoding serine/threonine-protein kinase, with the protein MTEPAPDGTAAFDPLAERAAGTLGELSSTPGLGADLEPGDRIDDFDLLLELGHGAFARVFLARQLSMQRLVAVKVSADHGTEPQTLARLEHEYIVRVYDQRVLPDRGVKLLYMQYLPGGTLAAVLKRVRETAPEQRDGRLLLDSVDAALEEKGEIRTSSARIRDEIAALSWPETVAWLGRRLAEALDYAESQGVLHRDIKPANVLLSADGVPKLADFNISFSDHVAGSSPVSYFGGSLAYMSPEHLEASHPALPGAVGDLDTRSDIYALGVMLWELLTGRRPFPRVDSAESRTAVERLLELRRRPIAQEFLDDLPADCPASLRRVLLTCLSPRRDDRWANGAELAQQFELCLDPRARDLVDAPPHSHRPTGPLWPLPIIATAIGIPTLMAVGYNYYYNRTLIVSKLTPEAQRSFNYVAAVLYPLAILLGTLLILYAARRVVLVPIGLRLGWDYRAETLVRARGDALRLGDRVVRIAFANWLACGVIFPVMLNLIAGGVPHDTYAHFLLSLVVCGAISVAYPYFALTWYVVRCVYPVFLMHGHSDPSDIGHLRRLAARTGIYLAVAAAVPLIGVTGITFLPGVAIESVVWAVRSLCVGGIVGFVLAYLLYGVIEKDLQALERVVAAFDVVRPSESAEALPAR; encoded by the coding sequence ATGACCGAGCCGGCGCCGGACGGGACGGCGGCCTTCGACCCGCTGGCCGAGCGGGCCGCGGGTACCCTCGGCGAGCTGTCGAGCACGCCGGGACTCGGCGCGGACCTCGAGCCCGGGGACCGGATCGACGATTTCGATCTGCTGCTGGAACTGGGCCATGGTGCGTTCGCGAGAGTGTTTCTGGCGCGACAACTCTCGATGCAACGACTGGTGGCGGTGAAGGTCTCCGCCGACCACGGCACCGAACCCCAGACCCTGGCCCGGCTCGAACACGAATACATCGTCCGGGTCTACGACCAGCGGGTGCTGCCGGACCGGGGGGTGAAGCTCCTGTACATGCAGTACCTGCCGGGAGGAACGCTGGCGGCGGTGCTGAAACGGGTCCGCGAGACCGCGCCCGAGCAGCGCGACGGACGACTGCTGCTCGACTCCGTCGATGCGGCATTGGAGGAGAAGGGCGAGATCCGCACCTCGAGCGCCCGCATCCGCGACGAGATCGCCGCCCTGTCATGGCCGGAGACGGTGGCGTGGCTGGGCCGCCGGCTGGCAGAGGCGCTGGACTACGCCGAGAGCCAGGGTGTGCTGCACCGCGACATCAAACCGGCGAACGTGCTGCTCTCCGCTGACGGCGTGCCCAAGCTGGCCGACTTCAATATCAGCTTCAGCGACCATGTCGCCGGGAGCAGTCCGGTGTCGTACTTCGGCGGATCCCTGGCCTACATGTCTCCCGAACATCTCGAGGCGAGCCACCCGGCGCTGCCCGGTGCGGTCGGCGACTTGGACACGCGCAGTGACATTTACGCCCTCGGGGTCATGCTGTGGGAGCTGCTGACCGGGCGGCGACCGTTTCCCCGGGTCGACTCGGCCGAATCGCGGACCGCCGTCGAGCGGCTACTCGAACTGCGCCGCCGCCCGATCGCGCAGGAGTTTCTGGACGATCTCCCGGCGGACTGCCCGGCCTCGCTGCGCCGCGTGCTGCTCACCTGCTTGTCGCCACGGCGCGACGACCGGTGGGCCAACGGTGCGGAGCTGGCCCAGCAGTTCGAGCTGTGCCTCGACCCGCGCGCCCGGGATCTGGTCGACGCGCCGCCGCACAGCCACCGGCCGACCGGACCGCTGTGGCCGCTGCCGATCATCGCGACAGCGATCGGCATACCGACCCTGATGGCGGTCGGATACAACTACTACTACAACCGGACCCTGATCGTCAGTAAGCTCACGCCCGAGGCCCAGCGGTCCTTCAACTACGTTGCCGCCGTGCTGTATCCGCTCGCAATCCTGCTGGGCACCTTGCTGATTCTCTACGCCGCGCGGCGCGTCGTCCTGGTACCCATCGGCCTGCGTCTCGGCTGGGACTACCGCGCCGAGACCCTGGTCCGGGCACGCGGCGACGCGCTGCGGCTCGGCGATCGGGTGGTGCGGATCGCGTTCGCGAACTGGCTGGCCTGCGGGGTGATCTTCCCGGTGATGCTGAACCTGATCGCCGGCGGCGTGCCGCACGACACCTATGCGCATTTCCTGCTGTCGCTGGTGGTGTGCGGCGCGATCTCGGTGGCCTATCCGTACTTCGCGCTCACCTGGTACGTGGTGCGGTGCGTGTATCCCGTCTTCCTGATGCACGGCCACTCCGATCCCTCCGACATCGGCCACCTCCGCCGGCTCGCCGCCCGCACCGGCATCTACCTGGCGGTGGCGGCCGCGGTACCGCTGATCGGCGTCACCGGCATCACCTTCCTGCCGGGAGTGGCCATCGAATCGGTGGTCTGGGCGGTCCGCAGCCTGTGCGTCGGCGGGATCGTCGGCTTCGTGCTCGCCTATCTGCTGTACGGCGTCATCGAGAAGGATCTGCAAGCCCTCGAACGGGTCGTCGCGGCCTTCGATGTCGTGCGGCCCAGCGAAAGCGCCGAGGCGCTACCGGCGAGATAG
- a CDS encoding TetR/AcrR family transcriptional regulator, whose product MSRKPAHTADSLLDAAAKLAATDGAAAVTMSAVASAAGAPSGSVYYRFPDRSALLAALWLRTLDRFQSGFLAALRIDPPQQAVIQAAHHVTDWSLRNPTDAAVLLAGPDALGSAQWRAESHEAAATRQRGLDDAVGELADRLGYRDRSDRERLALLIIDLPYAAVRRCARAANADLAHTAEAVDRIVRDAMAGAPPAQHLPEPDADAGRR is encoded by the coding sequence GTGTCAAGAAAGCCAGCGCACACCGCCGACTCACTGCTCGACGCGGCAGCGAAACTCGCGGCGACGGACGGTGCGGCCGCGGTCACCATGAGTGCGGTCGCCTCGGCCGCGGGGGCACCGAGCGGCTCGGTGTACTACCGCTTCCCCGACAGATCCGCGCTGCTGGCCGCGCTATGGCTGCGCACCCTCGACCGATTCCAGAGCGGGTTCCTCGCGGCCCTGCGCATCGACCCCCCGCAGCAGGCCGTCATCCAGGCCGCCCACCATGTCACCGACTGGTCGCTACGCAACCCAACAGACGCGGCGGTCCTGCTCGCGGGCCCCGACGCCCTCGGATCCGCGCAGTGGAGAGCCGAATCCCACGAGGCGGCCGCGACCCGTCAGCGCGGGCTCGACGACGCCGTGGGCGAGCTGGCCGATCGCCTGGGCTATCGCGACCGATCCGACCGTGAACGCCTCGCGCTGCTGATCATCGACCTGCCGTACGCGGCGGTGCGCCGCTGCGCCCGCGCCGCGAACGCCGACCTGGCCCACACCGCCGAAGCCGTCGACCGGATCGTCCGCGACGCGATGGCCGGAGCCCCACCCGCGCAACACCTTCCGGAACCGGATGCTGACGCTGGGCGCCGCTGA
- a CDS encoding RNA polymerase sigma factor: MANSADETTDQPPSEVELDPAGVEPAVPEDDSAFDETADPPSQGDAGDGSDWDDEESPALRRARKEAALTASGDSTRAYLKQIGRVPLLSAEEEVDLAIRIEVGLYAVEKLRIELESEAGVTAARRRDLTWVIQDGARAKNHLLEANLRLVVSIAKRYTGRGMGFLDLIQEGNLGLVRAVEKFDYRKGFKFSTYATWWIRQAISRAMADQSRTIRLPVHMVEIVNKLGRVQRELLQQFGREATPEELAEHLDLTPAKVIEIRQYAREPISLDQTIGDEGDSQLGDFIEDTEAVVAINAVSFMLLQRQLDVVLDTLNPREAGVMRLRYGLGDGQPRTLDDIGKVYGVTRERIRQIEAKTMSKLRHPSRAQALQGYLD; this comes from the coding sequence GTGGCAAATTCCGCCGACGAAACGACCGACCAGCCTCCGTCGGAGGTCGAACTCGACCCGGCAGGCGTCGAACCCGCTGTACCGGAAGACGATTCAGCGTTCGACGAGACCGCTGACCCGCCGTCGCAAGGTGACGCCGGAGACGGTTCCGACTGGGACGACGAAGAGTCCCCGGCCCTGCGCCGGGCCCGCAAGGAAGCCGCGCTCACGGCCAGCGGGGACTCGACCCGCGCGTACCTGAAGCAGATCGGACGGGTTCCGCTGCTGTCGGCCGAAGAAGAGGTCGATCTGGCGATCCGGATCGAGGTCGGCCTGTACGCGGTGGAGAAGCTGCGGATCGAGCTCGAATCCGAGGCCGGCGTCACCGCCGCGCGGCGCCGCGACCTGACCTGGGTGATCCAGGACGGCGCCCGGGCCAAGAACCATCTGCTCGAGGCGAATCTGCGCCTGGTGGTGTCGATCGCCAAGCGCTACACCGGACGCGGAATGGGCTTCCTCGACCTGATCCAGGAAGGCAACCTGGGCCTGGTGCGCGCGGTCGAAAAGTTCGACTACCGCAAGGGATTCAAGTTCTCGACCTACGCCACCTGGTGGATCCGGCAGGCGATCAGCCGCGCCATGGCCGACCAGTCCCGCACCATCCGCCTCCCGGTGCACATGGTGGAGATCGTCAACAAACTCGGCCGCGTGCAGCGGGAACTGCTGCAGCAGTTCGGCCGCGAGGCCACCCCCGAAGAGCTCGCCGAGCACCTGGACCTGACCCCCGCCAAGGTCATCGAGATCCGGCAGTACGCGCGCGAACCGATCTCCCTGGACCAGACCATCGGCGACGAGGGCGACAGCCAGCTCGGCGACTTCATCGAGGACACCGAGGCCGTCGTCGCGATCAACGCGGTGTCGTTCATGCTGCTGCAGCGCCAATTGGATGTGGTGCTCGATACCCTCAACCCGCGCGAAGCCGGCGTGATGCGCCTGCGCTACGGCCTGGGCGACGGCCAGCCCCGCACCCTCGACGACATCGGCAAGGTCTACGGCGTCACCCGCGAGCGAATCCGCCAGATCGAGGCGAAGACCATGTCCAAGCTGCGCCACCCCTCGCGCGCACAGGCGTTGCAGGGCTACCTCGACTGA
- a CDS encoding DUF6463 family protein produces the protein MIKWAGWLITLFGAAHTLLALTLEKAAQYAGTWFSGGLWGADLTAMSPAGTAWWLSLYSFGPPLVLVGLLVLWLERRGITPPVFLGWALGAWTLVGAVVLVTTPWPILLLAVILLLAGTAARTTTDAGSESLSRR, from the coding sequence ATGATCAAGTGGGCCGGTTGGTTGATCACGCTGTTCGGGGCGGCGCACACGCTGCTCGCCCTGACCCTGGAGAAGGCCGCGCAGTACGCCGGAACCTGGTTCAGCGGCGGACTGTGGGGTGCGGACCTCACCGCCATGAGTCCGGCGGGCACCGCGTGGTGGCTCAGCCTCTACAGCTTCGGGCCGCCGCTCGTGCTGGTCGGTTTGCTGGTGCTGTGGCTGGAGCGCCGAGGCATCACCCCGCCCGTCTTCCTCGGCTGGGCGCTGGGTGCGTGGACCCTGGTCGGCGCCGTCGTCCTGGTGACCACGCCCTGGCCGATCCTGCTGCTCGCCGTCATCCTGCTGCTGGCGGGGACAGCGGCACGAACGACCACGGATGCCGGCTCGGAATCGCTATCTCGCCGGTAG